One region of Vitis vinifera cultivar Pinot Noir 40024 chromosome 1, ASM3070453v1 genomic DNA includes:
- the LOC100254080 gene encoding probable WRKY transcription factor 75, which yields MDSFSTLFPCPPSTSSPSPFSFLSMVNNSSHHDFQTHKPSDFLGLMSGTTATAASMEVPASDITNVDSLQAKGLLGSDDGEVKSCGKKKGEKKIRKPRYAFQTRSQVDILDDGYRWRKYGQKAVKNNRFPRSYYRCTHQGCNVKKQVQRLSKDEGIVVTTYEGMHSHQIEKSTDNFEHILSQMQVYASF from the exons ATGGATAGCTTCTCCACTCTCTTTCCGTGCCCACCTTCAACTTCTTCTCCCTctcctttctcttttctctccATGGTCAACAACAGTTCCCATCATGACTTCCAAACCCACAAGCCCAGTGATTTCCTTGGTTTGATGAGTGGCACCACCGCAACAGCTGCTTCAATGGAAGTTCCCGCCTCAGACATCACTAATGTCGATTCTCTCCAGGCCAAAGGCCTTCTTGGCTCCGATGACGGCGAAGTCAAGTCCTGCGGCAAGAAGAAGGGAGAGAAGAAGATTAGAAAGCCCCGATATGCTTTTCAAACCAGGAGCCAAGTAGATATTCTTGATGACGGTTACAGATGGAGGAAGTATGggcaaaaagctgtcaaaaacAACAGGTTCCCAAG AAGCTATTATCGGTGTACACACCAAGGGTGCAATGTGAAGAAGCAGGTTCAACGCCTATCAAAAGACGAAGGAATCGTGGTCACAACTTATGAAGGCATGCATTCGCATCAGATCGAGAAATCTACTGATAACTTTGAGCATATCTTGAGCCAGATGCAAGTTTATGCTTCCTTTTAA